In Quercus robur chromosome 10, dhQueRobu3.1, whole genome shotgun sequence, a genomic segment contains:
- the LOC126701644 gene encoding WUSCHEL-related homeobox 8-like: MVLAKYASKFKPSPLFLNYFLCLCFCLCLCLCSKNFLLVGCFVSKVSKLNSTQSSKAKQVGECGKEMQVNKNRVMMTEEQMEVLRQQIAAYAIISDQLVQMHKAFSAQQTHAGMRQGSLYYDPWMASSGQKMNMRQRWSPTTEQLQILERIFEEDNGTPNNQRIKEIATELAQHGKISESNVYNWFQNRRARLRRKQSVPEPQKPESETGKEVQSLKEKKMRPESTLSYENSAQRSKTIHLQQSPDISTEMLRLNSRSNEGEPTFPSDSDLSFSGSMGHMSFVQTPGTNRFGEMEVPGNYNPYCYGEGYDMAG; this comes from the exons ATGGTTCTTGCCAAGTacgcttcaaagttcaaaccctcCCCTCTTTTCCTCAACTACTTTCTCTGTCTCTGTTTCTGTCTCTGTCTGTGTCTCTGTTCAAAGAACTTTCTGTTAGTCGGTTGCTTTGTCTCTAAAGTCTCTAAACTCAACTCAACACAGAGTAGCAAAGCAAAACAAGTAGGAGAGTGTGGAAAGGAGATGCAAGTGAATAAGAATAGGGTGATGATGACAGAGGAGCAAATGGAAGTACTGAGGCAACAGATAGCTGCCTATGCAATCATCTCTGACCAACTTGTTCAGATGCATAAGGCCTTCTCTGCCCAACAAACCCACGctg GAATGAGACAGGGAAGTCTATACTATGATCCATGGATGGCATCTTCTGGTCAAAAGATGAATATGAGGCAACGGTGGAGCCCCACAACAGAGCAGCTTCAAATCCTTGAGCGAATTTTTGAAGAAGACAATGGGACTCCAAACAACCAGAGGATCAAAGAGATAGCCACTGAACTAGCACAACATGGCAAAATTTCTGAATCAAATGTTTACAACTGGTTCCAAAACAGGAGAGCTCGTTTAAGAAGAAAACAATCAGTTCCAGAACCACAAAAACCAGAATCAGAAACAGGTAAAGAAGTTCAATCtctaaaagagaagaaaatgagaCCAGAAAGCACTCTATCCTATGAGAACTCAGCACAAAGGTCCAAAACTATACACTTGCAGCAGAGTCCCGATATAAGCACTGAAATGCTACGCTTAAATTCCCGCTCTAATGAAGGGGAACCCACATTTCCATCAGATTCTGATTTAAGTTTTTCTGGCAGTATGGGTCATATGAGTTTTGTGCAAACTCCTG GTACTAATCGGTTTGGTGAAATGGAAGTGCCAGGAAATTATAACCCTTATTGTTATGGAGAAGGATATGACATGGCTGGATGA
- the LOC126701643 gene encoding aldehyde dehydrogenase family 3 member H1-like isoform X1 has product MNISMELLRDFSSIGAGASRAFSYPFTRKTKQRQLSFAYLIRTSYSFKSCSATLSLTAEVEEKPKFDVDNAALLAGELRKSFNSGRTTNYEWRMSQLKSIEKMLEEKENDITEALYKDLSKPGLEAFVAEISQVKSSCKLALKELSRWMIPEKVKTSLTTYPSSAEIVSEPLGVVLVISTWNFPFLLSLDPVIGAISAGNAVVLKPSEISPATSLLLSNLVEEYLDKSAIRVVEGSVDETTALLEQKWDKILYTGSAKVGRIVMAAAAKHLTPVTLELGGKCPAVVDSNINLQVAVRRIIYGKWACNNGQACIGVDYIITTKDFAPKLIDALRYELEQFFGKDPMESKDMSRIVSSSHFARLAMLMDDDLVSDKIVLGGQRDANQLKIAPTILLDVPEDAQIMQEEIFGPLMPILTVEKLEDSFKIIQSKPKPLAAYLFTNDEQLKKNFVQNISSGGMLINDTIIHVATDGLPFGGVGESGMGSYHGKFSFDAFSHKKAVLYRSFDADASIRYPPYTTQKQRLLKAVINGDIVSIILALIGW; this is encoded by the exons ATGAACATCTCTATGGAGCTTTTGCGGGACTTCAG TTCCATTGGTGCTGGCGCTAGCAGAGCATTCTCTTACCCTTTTACAAGAAAGACCAAACAAAGACAACTTTCCTTTGCCTACCTTATCAGAACTTCCTATAG cTTTAAGAGTTGTTCTGCAACTCTATCATTGACAGCAGAGGTGGAAGAGAAGCCAAAGTTTGATGTAGACAATGCAGCTTTGCTTGCAGGGGAGCTCAGAAAGAGCTTTAATTCTGGCAGGACAACAAACTATGAATGGAGAATGTCACAGTTGAAGAGTATTGAGAAGATGCTTGAAGAAAAGGAGAATGACATTACTGAAGCTCTTTATAAGGATCTCTCGAAGCCTGGACTTGAAGCCTTTGTTGCCGAG ATTTCTCAGGTAAAATCCTCATGTAAGTTGGCGCTAAAAGAGTTGAGTCGTTGGATGATTCCTGAAAAG GTCAAAACTTCGCTTACAACATATCCGTCATCTGCAGAAATTGTGTCAGAACCCTTAGGAGTTGTGCTGGTCATCTCAACATGGAACTTTCCTTTCT TGCTATCACTTGATCCAGTCATTGGAGCTATTTCAGCTGGTAATGCTGTAGTCCTAAAGCCATCAGAAATTTCTCCAGCTACATCATTGTTGCTATCCAATTTAGTTGAGGAATATCTAGACAAATCTGCAATAAGAGTTGTTGAAGGATCCGTCGATGAAACCACTGCATTACTTGAGCAGAAATGGGATAAGATACTCTACACAG GTAGTGCAAAAGTAGGGCGCATAGTGATGGCTGCTGCCGCAAAGCACCTTACACCAGTAACTCTAGAACTTGGAGGAAAGTGCCCAGCTGTTGTTGATTCAAACATCAACTTACAA gttGCTGTTAGGAGGATAATTTACGGAAAGTGGGCATGCAATAATGGGCAAGCTTGTATCGGTGTTGATTATATAATCACAACAAAAGACTTCGCTCCAAAGTTG ATAGACGCCTTAAGATATGAATTGGAGCAATTTTTTGGGAAAGATCCAATGGAATCAAAAGACATGTCCCGCATTGTAAGCTCATCCCACTTTGCTCGTTTGGCAATGCTCATGGATGATGATTTGGTATCTGACAAAATTGTTCTTGGAGGCCAAAGGGATGCGAATCAGTT AAAGATAGCTCCAACCATCTTGTTGGATGTTCCGGAGGATGCACAGATAATGCAGGAGGAGATATTTGGGCCTTTAATGCCCATTCTCACT GTTGAGAAATTGGAAGACAGCTTTAAGATTATACAATCAAAACCTAAGCCCCTAGCCGCATATCTCTTCACTAATGATGAGCAGCTAAAGAAGAATTTTGTGCAAAACATATCTTCAGGAGGAATGCTTATCAATGATACCATCATACAT GTTGCGACAGATGGTTTACCTTTTGGTGGAGTTGGAGAGAGTGGAATGGGTTCATATCATGGGAAATTCTCATTTGATGCTTTTAGCCATAAGAAGGCAGTGCTGTACAGAAGTTTTGATGCAGATGCATCTATAAGGTATCCACCATACACGACTCAAAAGCAAAGACTATTGAAGGCCGTGATCAATGGTGACATAGTTTCCATTATACTTGCTTTGATTGGATGgtga
- the LOC126701643 gene encoding aldehyde dehydrogenase family 3 member H1-like isoform X2: MNISMELLRDFRAFSYPFTRKTKQRQLSFAYLIRTSYSFKSCSATLSLTAEVEEKPKFDVDNAALLAGELRKSFNSGRTTNYEWRMSQLKSIEKMLEEKENDITEALYKDLSKPGLEAFVAEISQVKSSCKLALKELSRWMIPEKVKTSLTTYPSSAEIVSEPLGVVLVISTWNFPFLLSLDPVIGAISAGNAVVLKPSEISPATSLLLSNLVEEYLDKSAIRVVEGSVDETTALLEQKWDKILYTGSAKVGRIVMAAAAKHLTPVTLELGGKCPAVVDSNINLQVAVRRIIYGKWACNNGQACIGVDYIITTKDFAPKLIDALRYELEQFFGKDPMESKDMSRIVSSSHFARLAMLMDDDLVSDKIVLGGQRDANQLKIAPTILLDVPEDAQIMQEEIFGPLMPILTVEKLEDSFKIIQSKPKPLAAYLFTNDEQLKKNFVQNISSGGMLINDTIIHVATDGLPFGGVGESGMGSYHGKFSFDAFSHKKAVLYRSFDADASIRYPPYTTQKQRLLKAVINGDIVSIILALIGW; encoded by the exons ATGAACATCTCTATGGAGCTTTTGCGGGACTTCAG AGCATTCTCTTACCCTTTTACAAGAAAGACCAAACAAAGACAACTTTCCTTTGCCTACCTTATCAGAACTTCCTATAG cTTTAAGAGTTGTTCTGCAACTCTATCATTGACAGCAGAGGTGGAAGAGAAGCCAAAGTTTGATGTAGACAATGCAGCTTTGCTTGCAGGGGAGCTCAGAAAGAGCTTTAATTCTGGCAGGACAACAAACTATGAATGGAGAATGTCACAGTTGAAGAGTATTGAGAAGATGCTTGAAGAAAAGGAGAATGACATTACTGAAGCTCTTTATAAGGATCTCTCGAAGCCTGGACTTGAAGCCTTTGTTGCCGAG ATTTCTCAGGTAAAATCCTCATGTAAGTTGGCGCTAAAAGAGTTGAGTCGTTGGATGATTCCTGAAAAG GTCAAAACTTCGCTTACAACATATCCGTCATCTGCAGAAATTGTGTCAGAACCCTTAGGAGTTGTGCTGGTCATCTCAACATGGAACTTTCCTTTCT TGCTATCACTTGATCCAGTCATTGGAGCTATTTCAGCTGGTAATGCTGTAGTCCTAAAGCCATCAGAAATTTCTCCAGCTACATCATTGTTGCTATCCAATTTAGTTGAGGAATATCTAGACAAATCTGCAATAAGAGTTGTTGAAGGATCCGTCGATGAAACCACTGCATTACTTGAGCAGAAATGGGATAAGATACTCTACACAG GTAGTGCAAAAGTAGGGCGCATAGTGATGGCTGCTGCCGCAAAGCACCTTACACCAGTAACTCTAGAACTTGGAGGAAAGTGCCCAGCTGTTGTTGATTCAAACATCAACTTACAA gttGCTGTTAGGAGGATAATTTACGGAAAGTGGGCATGCAATAATGGGCAAGCTTGTATCGGTGTTGATTATATAATCACAACAAAAGACTTCGCTCCAAAGTTG ATAGACGCCTTAAGATATGAATTGGAGCAATTTTTTGGGAAAGATCCAATGGAATCAAAAGACATGTCCCGCATTGTAAGCTCATCCCACTTTGCTCGTTTGGCAATGCTCATGGATGATGATTTGGTATCTGACAAAATTGTTCTTGGAGGCCAAAGGGATGCGAATCAGTT AAAGATAGCTCCAACCATCTTGTTGGATGTTCCGGAGGATGCACAGATAATGCAGGAGGAGATATTTGGGCCTTTAATGCCCATTCTCACT GTTGAGAAATTGGAAGACAGCTTTAAGATTATACAATCAAAACCTAAGCCCCTAGCCGCATATCTCTTCACTAATGATGAGCAGCTAAAGAAGAATTTTGTGCAAAACATATCTTCAGGAGGAATGCTTATCAATGATACCATCATACAT GTTGCGACAGATGGTTTACCTTTTGGTGGAGTTGGAGAGAGTGGAATGGGTTCATATCATGGGAAATTCTCATTTGATGCTTTTAGCCATAAGAAGGCAGTGCTGTACAGAAGTTTTGATGCAGATGCATCTATAAGGTATCCACCATACACGACTCAAAAGCAAAGACTATTGAAGGCCGTGATCAATGGTGACATAGTTTCCATTATACTTGCTTTGATTGGATGgtga